In Gemmatimonadaceae bacterium, a single genomic region encodes these proteins:
- a CDS encoding HlyD family efflux transporter periplasmic adaptor subunit gives MDIARPKQKNTKKYVAYGAGVVAVIVITVALSRLKPAAPTVDGGTLWTDTVRRGDMVLEVRGPGNLVPEHIRQVTAAATGRIDRLVVEPGERVDSNTVLIEMSNPDVEIAALSAQQAWAQARSQLIQMQSDLIGAQLTEENTIASLKTQYLTAANTARSTDSLAVRHLAAANDVAQNRQSVDELASRMKIEQQRLQIMRQQADSQIAAQRSQVQFLRTMAEAQENKRKGLMLRAGDTGVLQEDQTLELGQWVTEGQLVAKVVQPGKLKAVLRIPETQAKDVAVGQKAQVDTHNGVIPGHVARKDPTSQNGTVTVDVALDGALPAGAVPDLSVDGTITIEKLTNVLFTGRPGYGAGSGTVGLFKVTDGGSYASRVQVELGRSSVSTVEIKRGLAVGDTVILSDMSQWDAVDRVKCSPRCRVGQ, from the coding sequence GTGGACATTGCCCGCCCGAAGCAGAAGAACACGAAGAAGTACGTGGCGTATGGAGCCGGCGTCGTGGCGGTCATCGTGATCACCGTGGCGCTCTCGCGTCTCAAGCCCGCGGCGCCGACGGTGGACGGCGGCACCTTGTGGACCGATACCGTGCGCCGGGGCGACATGGTGCTCGAGGTGCGCGGCCCCGGCAATCTCGTGCCCGAGCACATCCGGCAGGTCACGGCGGCGGCTACGGGGCGCATCGACCGACTCGTCGTCGAGCCTGGTGAGCGGGTGGATTCGAACACCGTCCTTATCGAAATGTCGAATCCCGACGTGGAGATCGCCGCACTCTCGGCGCAGCAGGCGTGGGCGCAGGCGCGGTCGCAACTGATCCAGATGCAGAGCGATCTGATCGGCGCCCAACTCACGGAAGAGAACACCATCGCCAGCCTCAAGACGCAGTACCTCACCGCGGCGAACACGGCGCGATCCACGGACTCGCTGGCCGTGCGGCACCTGGCCGCCGCCAACGATGTCGCGCAGAACCGCCAGTCGGTGGACGAGCTTGCGAGTCGGATGAAGATCGAGCAGCAGCGGCTGCAGATCATGCGGCAGCAGGCCGACTCGCAGATTGCCGCCCAGCGTTCGCAGGTGCAGTTCCTCCGGACGATGGCCGAGGCGCAGGAGAACAAGCGCAAGGGGCTCATGCTGCGGGCCGGCGACACCGGCGTGCTCCAGGAGGACCAGACACTGGAGCTCGGCCAGTGGGTGACCGAGGGGCAACTGGTGGCCAAGGTGGTACAGCCTGGCAAGCTCAAGGCGGTGTTGCGGATTCCCGAAACCCAGGCCAAGGATGTGGCCGTAGGACAGAAGGCGCAGGTCGATACCCATAACGGGGTGATTCCCGGGCACGTAGCGCGAAAGGATCCGACGTCGCAGAATGGTACCGTGACGGTGGACGTCGCGCTGGACGGCGCGCTGCCGGCGGGTGCCGTGCCCGATCTGAGCGTGGACGGAACCATTACGATCGAGAAGTTGACCAATGTGTTGTTTACGGGCCGGCCGGGGTATGGCGCGGGCTCGGGCACGGTGGGGCTGTTCAAGGTGACCGACGGCGGCAGCTACGCCTCGCGGGTTCAGGTGGAACTGGGCCGGAGTTCGGTGAGCACGGTGGAGATCAAGCGCGGGCTCGCCGTGGGCGATACGGTGATCCTGTCGGACATGTCGCAGTGGGATGCGGTGGACCGGGTGAAATGCAGCCCGCGATGCCGCGTGGGGCAGTAA
- a CDS encoding DUF4440 domain-containing protein — MAHSLALRALLVACALTAACTSPPPERSGLTHAQAEAIREQIRDEVTKAYDLSQPDVADRMLSLYPDSGRIISASGGEILTTRDSLAAGIHFFWDNVGRYMQHPTWVWKQMIIDVLSPNAAVMTATYHIPHHTPAGKPHDIGGAWTAVFVREGPKWVIIQEHLSDLPAADTTRNQRE, encoded by the coding sequence ATGGCCCACTCTCTTGCTCTGCGAGCACTCCTCGTTGCCTGCGCACTCACCGCTGCCTGTACGAGTCCGCCTCCGGAGCGTTCGGGGCTGACCCATGCGCAGGCCGAGGCGATCCGGGAGCAGATCCGCGACGAGGTCACGAAAGCGTACGATCTCTCGCAGCCCGACGTTGCCGATCGCATGCTCAGTCTCTATCCCGATTCGGGACGTATCATATCCGCGTCGGGCGGGGAGATCCTGACCACGCGCGATTCGCTCGCCGCCGGCATCCACTTCTTCTGGGACAACGTCGGCCGGTACATGCAGCATCCCACGTGGGTCTGGAAGCAGATGATCATCGACGTGCTCTCTCCGAACGCCGCGGTGATGACGGCGACGTACCACATTCCTCATCACACACCGGCGGGGAAACCGCATGACATCGGGGGCGCGTGGACCGCGGTCTTCGTACGTGAAGGACCGAAGTGGGTGATCATCCAGGAGCATCTGTCCGATCTTCCGGCGGCGGATACGACGAGGAATCAGCGGGAGTGA